Genomic window (Flavobacteriales bacterium):
GATTGTCGGGAGCACACACCAACTGGCCGAGCAATCCGTAAACGCCTTGTTGAGGATGCCCACGCTGTGTACTTAGGCGCGTTGGCTTTCACCCAGCAATGCGATGGGAGCACAGCACGATTTGGTGTACGACCGGTGGCTCAAATACACTTGAGCGCTGCACAGGATTTGCCAGCCAAACTGCTAACGAGTAGCATGCAACTCGAAAAGGCCAAACTCATCATCACGTCCCCTCCGTATGCCGGCACCCATATTGTGTACCACCAGTGGCAAATCAACAGCAGAAGAAGAACCCGCGCTCCGTTCTGGCTCATTAATTCAATGGACGGGATGGGCGCCCCCTATTACACCTTCGGTGACTATCGGACACACGCCAGGTCGAAGTACTTCGAGGAAGCATTAAACGTCTTCTCTACGATGAAGACCATACTTGACCCAGCAGGCACCTTGGTTCAGCTCGTCGGCTTCTCAAATCCCAGGGCGCATTTGCCCCGCTATCTGAACATGATGGCCGCAGCGGGGTACGAGGAGGTTACCGATCGTGATTCGCTTGGACGTGCGCAACGGGTTTGGCGCAATGTCCCCAACCGGCGTTGGTACAACAACACGGGTGCATCGCCAGCAAATAGCCGTGAAGTCATGTTGAT
Coding sequences:
- a CDS encoding site-specific DNA-methyltransferase; the protein is MVDAFRISRILNSKHLVTGLSHNLYRYPARFSPRFAREIITSLSQPGDLVVDPFLGGGTSAVEALSNGRNFLGCDINPIAIFASKAKITRFSEENFEEALELLNAREEQTNSGSAVPKRYIKDGYLNNVPKRFLRLVAPILILTERSSDPDVELFVRSVLLKTSQWALDCREHTPTGRAIRKRLVEDAHAVYLGALAFTQQCDGSTARFGVRPVAQIHLSAAQDLPAKLLTSSMQLEKAKLIITSPPYAGTHIVYHQWQINSRRRTRAPFWLINSMDGMGAPYYTFGDYRTHARSKYFEEALNVFSTMKTILDPAGTLVQLVGFSNPRAHLPRYLNMMAAAGYEEVTDRDSLGRAQRVWRNVPNRRWYNNTGASPANSREVMLIHRPV